The Chaetodon auriga isolate fChaAug3 chromosome 3, fChaAug3.hap1, whole genome shotgun sequence genome has a window encoding:
- the foxq1b gene encoding forkhead box protein Q1b, with translation MKLEVFSAHHFAQKPLELCMDAEGGVPSPLSGDELGSDGDCVANSPAPVTQSGDGSKGKPYTRRPKPPYSYIALIAMAIRESSSGRLTLAEINDYLMKKFPFFRGSYTGWRNSVRHNLSLNDCFLKVLRDPSRPWGKDNYWMLNPQSEYTFADGVFRRRRKRIAKRSAKEQDSPDILSEDTRLPAPEERVGAKFSSSFAIDSILSTPFKRKEDSHVDAESHAPRLYWPPGAHILPYALSYPAQHTYLSEGAYSGTEPSRDALTYTYLQQAAPGMAAPEAALHALKMPSKARGFHIDSLLS, from the coding sequence ATGAAACTTGAAGTTTTCTCTGCGCACCACTTCGCGCAGAAGCCGCTGGAGTTGTGCATGGATGCAGAGGGGGGAGTCCCGTCTCCTCTATCCGGGGACGAGCTGGGGTCGGACGGGGACTGCGTGGCCAACAGCCCGGCACCTGTCACCCAGAGCGGCGACGGCAGCAAGGGGAAGCCCTACACCCGCAGACCCAAACCCCCTTACTCCTACATCGCCCTCATCGCCATGGCCATCCGGGAGTCCAGCAGCGGTCGCCTCACTCTGGCAGAGATCAACGACTACCTGATGAAGAAGTTCCCGTTTTTCCGTGGCAGCTACACCGGCTGGAGGAACTCGGTGCGCCACAACCTGTCACTCAACGATTGCTTCCTCAAAGTGCTGCGGGACCCGTCCAGGCCCTGGGGCAAGGACAACTACTGGATGCTCAACCCGCAAAGCGAGTACACCTTCGCTGACGGTGTGTTCCGGCGCAGGAGGAAGCGCATTGCCAAGAGATCCGCCAAAGAACAGGACAGCCCGGACATCCTCAGCGAGGACACCCGCCTCCCCGCCCCGGAGGAGAGGGTGGGGGCCAAGTTCTCCAGCTCCTTCGCCATCGACAGCATCCTCAGCACACCCTTCAAACGGAAGGAGGACAGCCACGTTGATGCAGAATCCCACGCCCCCCGGCTCTACTGGCCCCCAGGGGCCCACATACTGCCTTACGCATTGAGCTATCCGGCACAGCACACATACCTGTCAGAGGGGGCGTACAGCGGCACGGAGCCCAGCAGGGATGccctcacatacacataccTCCAGCAGGCGGCACCGGGCATGGCCGCACCTGAGGCCGCTCTCCACGCGCTCAAGATGCCCAGCAAGGCGCGAGGTTTCCATATAGACTCTTTGCTCTCATAA
- the foxf2b gene encoding forkhead box protein F2 yields MTTETPQQQLDPPPPLRSSPASGVLHPAMLSPQAATESSSTAIKGKKTTSGLRRPEKPPYSYIALIVMAIQSSPTKRLTLSEIYQFLQARFPFFRGSYQGWKNSVRHNLSLNECFIKLPKGLGRPGKGHYWTIDPGSEFMFEEGSFRRRPRGFRRKCQALKPMYRMMNGIGFGTSILPQSFDFQAPSATLACHSNSYNLDMMSNSMAGGYDGLSGGHHVPHMSPSPGSTYMASCPVPPNGEYGPDSSSSPVPSSPAMASALDGHSPYASTSAHWASSGGSPYIKQQPLASSSPASSGLHSGMSPYSLEQSYLHQNGRDSHTSDISVGIPRYQSHSSVCDRKDFVLNFNGISSFHPSAGGSYYHHHHHHHPQSVCQDIKPCVM; encoded by the exons ATGACGACCGAGacccctcagcagcagctggaccCTCCGCCTCCTCTGAGATCCAGCCCGGCGTCCGGCGTCCTGCACCCCGCCATGCTGAGCCCACAAGCCGCCACAGAAAGTTCGTCCACCGCCATCAAAGGGAAGAAGACTACCTCCGGTTTAAGGCGACCGGAAAAGCCTCCTTACTCCTACATCGCTCTCATCGTTATGGCAATACAGAGCTCCCCGACCAAACGACTGACACTCAGTGAGATCTACCAGTTCCTCCAGGCTCGCTTCCCATTCTTCAGGGGCTCGTATCAGGGCTGGAAGAACTCGGTGCGGCATAATCTTTCGCTGAACGAGTGCTTCATCAAGCTGCCCAAAGGGCTGGGCAGGCCGGGAAAAGGCCACTACTGGACCATCGATCCGGGCAGTGAGTTCATGTTCGAGGAAGGCTCGTTTCGTCGCAGACCCAGAGGCTTCAGAAGAAAATGTCAAGCTCTGAAGCCCATGTATCGGATGATGAACGGCATAGGCTTCGGGACCTCCATTCTCCCGCAGAGTTTTGACTTTCAAGCTCCATCCGCCACTCTGGCCTGTCACAGCAACAGCTACAATTTGGACATGATGAGCAATTCAATGGCCGGGGGGTACGACGGGCTGAGCGGTGGCCACCACGTACCCCACATGTCTCCGAGTCCCGGATCTACATACATGGCGAGCTGTCCTGTGCCGCCTAACGGGGAGTACGGAccggacagcagcagcagccccgTACCGTCCTCTCCAGCCATGGCCAGCGCGCTGGACGGCCACTCCCCGTACGCCAGTACATCCGCACACTGGGCGTCCTCCGGCGGCTCCCCCtacatcaaacagcagcctctAGCCTCCAGCAGCCCCGCATCCTCTGGTTTACACTCCGGCATGTCGCCTTACTCCCTGGAGCAGAGCTACCTTCACCAGAACGGCAGGGACAGCCACACCAGCGACATATCAG TGGGGATCCCACGTTATCAGAGCCATTCCTCGGTGTGCGACAGGAAAGATTTTGTGTTAAACTTTAACGGCATCTCCTCCTTCCACCCCTCGGCTGGCGGATCCTActatcaccatcaccaccaccatcatcccCAGAGCGTCTGTCAGGACATCAAACCCTGCGTGATGTGA